The following coding sequences are from one Pyxidicoccus xibeiensis window:
- a CDS encoding 2-hydroxyacid dehydrogenase, protein MARTVRPRVFVTRQLPGEALGRLGRHVDLRVWGEELPPSRDALLTEAAAAEGLVTLLTDRVDAGLLACSPDLRAVSNVAVGYDNIDVPACTTRRIPVGNTPGVLTETTADFAFALLMGLARRVAEADAFVRAGKWRTWSPTLLLGTDLHGATLGIVGLGAIGAAVARRARGFGMRVLYVSRHPKPELEARLGIVRVDKAALLAESDLVSLHVPLSPATRHWLGRAELAAMKPGALLVNTARGGVVDQDALMEALRDGRLGGAALDVMEPEPLPADSPLMTLPNVLLAPHIASATHATRGRMASMAVDNLLAALDGRRPPHCVNPELFP, encoded by the coding sequence ATGGCCCGGACCGTCCGCCCCCGCGTCTTCGTCACCCGCCAGCTCCCTGGAGAGGCCCTCGGCCGACTGGGCAGGCACGTGGACCTGCGCGTGTGGGGGGAGGAACTCCCTCCCTCCAGGGACGCCCTGTTGACGGAGGCGGCGGCCGCCGAGGGCCTTGTCACCCTGCTGACAGACCGGGTGGATGCCGGGCTGCTCGCCTGCTCGCCGGACCTGCGGGCGGTCAGCAACGTGGCCGTCGGGTACGACAACATCGACGTGCCGGCCTGTACCACCCGCCGGATTCCGGTGGGGAACACCCCGGGCGTGCTGACGGAGACCACCGCGGACTTCGCCTTCGCCCTGCTGATGGGGCTGGCCCGGCGGGTGGCGGAGGCGGACGCCTTCGTCCGGGCGGGGAAGTGGCGGACGTGGAGCCCCACCCTGCTGCTGGGCACGGACCTCCATGGGGCCACGCTGGGCATCGTCGGCCTGGGCGCCATCGGCGCGGCGGTGGCGCGGCGGGCGCGCGGCTTCGGCATGCGCGTGCTGTACGTGAGCCGCCACCCGAAGCCGGAGCTGGAGGCCCGGCTGGGCATCGTGCGCGTGGACAAGGCGGCGCTGCTGGCGGAGTCGGACCTGGTGAGCCTCCACGTCCCGCTGTCCCCCGCGACGCGGCACTGGCTGGGGCGCGCGGAGCTGGCGGCGATGAAGCCGGGCGCGCTGCTCGTCAATACCGCGCGCGGCGGCGTGGTGGACCAGGACGCGCTGATGGAAGCCCTGCGCGACGGGCGGCTGGGCGGGGCCGCGCTGGACGTCATGGAGCCGGAGCCGCTGCCGGCGGACAGCCCGCTGATGACGCTGCCCAACGTGCTGCTGGCGCCCCACATCGCCAGCGCCACGCACGCGACGCGGGGCCGCATGGCCTCCATGGCGGTGGACAACCTGCTGGCCGCGCTGGACGGGCGGCGGCCTCCTCACTGTGTCAATCCGGAGCTCTTCCCATGA